In Flavobacterium gelatinilyticum, a genomic segment contains:
- a CDS encoding energy transducer TonB: protein MSSNHKIIIPEPCHENWDKMTPSENGRFCMSCSKTVIDFTAMLPEEIQHYFIQNQNEKICGRFKNSQLASITIQIPDRILYSQTNYHKMFLLALFIAMGTTLFSCADAEGNKNSIDKIEIVGNTEQNQNESKAVPACYGHQFEPKKQKEERHHVTMGAIVPPDAFQEGNFKYHIIYNQTDLDVLPVSKNGMEKFYDFFNKNYTAPNKTEKFKGKISILFVVEEDGRLSNFNIVNDTPKEIGEEAIRVLKTAPNWIPGKLKNRVVRSSYTLPIIIQ, encoded by the coding sequence ATGAGCAGTAATCATAAAATAATCATACCGGAACCCTGCCACGAAAACTGGGATAAAATGACTCCCAGCGAAAATGGCCGATTTTGTATGAGCTGTTCTAAAACGGTTATTGATTTTACTGCGATGCTTCCGGAAGAAATTCAGCATTATTTTATTCAAAATCAAAATGAAAAAATTTGCGGAAGATTTAAAAATTCGCAGCTGGCTTCTATTACCATTCAAATTCCGGATCGTATTTTATATTCACAGACAAACTATCATAAAATGTTTCTTCTGGCTTTGTTTATTGCTATGGGAACGACTTTGTTTAGCTGCGCAGATGCTGAGGGAAATAAAAACAGTATTGATAAAATCGAAATTGTAGGTAATACAGAGCAAAATCAAAACGAAAGTAAAGCTGTTCCAGCATGTTACGGACATCAATTTGAGCCTAAAAAACAAAAAGAAGAAAGACATCATGTAACAATGGGAGCAATTGTTCCTCCTGATGCTTTTCAGGAAGGAAATTTTAAATATCACATTATATACAATCAAACCGATTTGGATGTTTTGCCTGTTTCTAAAAACGGAATGGAAAAATTCTACGATTTTTTTAATAAAAATTATACCGCTCCAAATAAAACAGAAAAGTTTAAGGGGAAAATATCTATTTTATTTGTTGTAGAAGAAGACGGCCGTCTGAGCAATTTCAACATTGTAAATGATACCCCGAAAGAAATAGGAGAAGAAGCTATCAGGGTTTTAAAAACCGCTCCAAACTGGATTCCGGGAAAACTAAAAAACCGTGTTGTGCGATCGTCTTATACTTTACCTATTATAATTCAATAA
- a CDS encoding alpha-2-macroglobulin family protein, giving the protein MKAKGLSIVFFVFFIFQSCGRKSAADFNSDFSLFKDYITSFTGGIVSADSDIRVVLAFDKNDWKPNQELDDDLFDISPSVSGKVIALSTNTLAFIPEKKLKMGTEYQVTLNLDKLTAIPKEKEKELSKFNFTVKTVKQDFTINTGDIQSYSKEYQYLNCTLKTADNIDLETAIKLVKAKHNGNDLKIKFDKNPASGKEFHFIIDSIQRQSETSNLEIIYDGNDFDIDQKGQIDFPITSINEFKVIKVEIPDGNNQQVLINFSEPLEKGQDFAGLVSIQNTNNLKFSTQGNLLKVYFTNQNAPKKEEPVVAVIEEPVAVAVDSAAAVVDSAAVAVDSAVAFVEEAVEYVPDEEPEQVITGELLLEVFEGIESQYGKKLENNYSEKISFDQIKPNIRFVKNGTILPSSNNLKLNFEAVNLSAVDVKVYKIYKNNILQFLQYNELNGGQNLKKVAQPIAKTTLNLRESTLVNLAKWNTYALDLSKIIKPEPGAIYRVEFVYKKKYSLYKCETSEGNDDEAEEEEVDENDVNYSGNSYDDYYYYDDYNWRESQDPCSGSYYYNARIATNILATDLGVIAKRGENKSYLFAVNNIVTTEPVSNARVDLYNFQQQKIGSEATNSEGIASFQLDKFAYFAIVTLGDQSTYVKLDDGLSLSVSNFDVAGETLQKGLKGFIYGERGVWRPGDNLYLSFILNDAANKLPKSHPIKFRLNDPNGKTVYQTVQKTNDLNHYAFTVPTNQDAPTGNWEAMISVGGAKFYKSIKIETIKPNRLKIKNTFSRKTLSASYPNTDNLEVTWLHGAIAKNLNVEMQAKFSQQTTTFKGYEKYTFDDLARQFSTEEINVFSGKLNESGKASVNIQPRLQGQAPGMLRASFITKVYEEGGDFSTDVMSTTYSPYKTYVGLKTPELNKYSMLETRTNNRFEVVTVDENGRPKSVRNLEVRVYKVDWRWWWDSSSDNLSNYNSSNATTSYKTFVINTDSSGKGSFQFSLTDEEWGRYLIRVADQEDGHATSLTVNIDWPIWSGKTRNRDASTANMLVFSTDKKNYAVGEKAQISFPSSEGGRALISVENGSRVVKTIWAETKKGETKVEVPITGEMAPNVYFNITLLQPHASTKNDSPIRMYGIVPIEVVDKNTILAPTIEMPDVLRPEQPFTVKVGEKSGKEMTYTIAVVDEGLLDLTRFKTPNAWESFYVREALGVKTWDIYDDVIGAYGGKINQIFSIGGDQDLGGGKAKKANRFKPVVLYYGPFKLGKGDTKSHQLKLPKYIGSVRTMVVAGDANTSAYGSVEKATQVKSPLMVLASLPRKISPSEKVTLPVTVFATESKIKNVSVQVKTSNGLKVVGSAVQRLNFAQPDEKMAYFNLVVGSATGIAKVQVIATSGSEKSVYDVEIDMTNPNPVTSTFTDVVLTPNSTKTISWKTFGIAGSNKARLEVSSMPSMNLNGRLQFLIQYPHGCVEQTTSSVFPQLYLGDVADIDAKRKDLIQKNIAAGIARLGNFQLSNGGLPYWQGNAIADDWGTSYAGHFLIEAEKKGYVLPINFKSKWLSYQQKEAKQWRFEPKYGNDLAQAYRLYTLALAGNADLSAMNRLRETKGISNESMLRLAAAYVLAGQKSAGQSLFLKTSIDGSSDGYSYYYYGSSERNRAMALETLLLLDQKQKAFVTAAKLAKEMSANQWMSTQTTAYCLYAMSKFAVSNGPKGINIQFSKNGKGETINTGKSVADRSLSVASGTNSITLKNNKANTVYVRVLNTGILPIGQENAVQSDVTASIVFKNRKGSVIDVSRINQGTEFVAEVTIKNQRGESIQNVALSQILPSGFEIVNTRFTDYGDAVNNIADYIDIRDDRTNFYFGMKARETKVFRILLNASYLGNYYLPGLQCEAMYDNTFLARTKGFWVEVVK; this is encoded by the coding sequence GTGAAAGCAAAAGGACTATCCATCGTATTTTTTGTGTTTTTTATTTTTCAATCCTGCGGACGAAAATCAGCAGCCGATTTCAATTCGGATTTTTCGTTGTTTAAAGATTACATAACCAGTTTTACAGGCGGTATCGTTTCGGCAGATTCTGATATTCGCGTGGTTTTGGCATTCGATAAAAACGACTGGAAACCCAATCAGGAATTAGACGACGATTTGTTCGATATTTCGCCAAGTGTAAGCGGAAAAGTCATAGCACTTTCTACAAATACTTTAGCTTTTATTCCGGAGAAAAAACTCAAAATGGGAACAGAATATCAGGTTACTTTAAACTTAGATAAGCTGACAGCCATTCCCAAAGAGAAAGAAAAAGAACTTTCTAAATTCAATTTTACAGTTAAAACCGTAAAGCAGGACTTTACGATCAATACTGGTGATATTCAGTCGTATAGTAAAGAATATCAATATTTAAACTGCACTTTAAAAACAGCAGATAATATTGATTTAGAAACTGCGATTAAATTGGTTAAAGCCAAACATAACGGAAACGATCTTAAGATTAAATTTGATAAAAATCCAGCTTCAGGAAAAGAATTTCATTTTATAATTGACAGTATTCAGCGCCAGTCAGAAACTTCAAATTTAGAAATCATCTATGACGGTAATGATTTTGATATTGATCAGAAAGGACAGATTGATTTTCCAATTACAAGCATCAATGAGTTTAAAGTGATTAAGGTTGAAATTCCGGACGGAAACAATCAGCAGGTTTTAATTAACTTCTCTGAACCTTTAGAAAAAGGACAGGATTTTGCCGGATTGGTTTCTATTCAGAATACCAATAACTTAAAATTTTCTACACAAGGAAATTTATTAAAAGTATATTTTACAAATCAAAATGCACCTAAAAAAGAAGAGCCTGTTGTTGCAGTCATAGAAGAACCTGTTGCAGTGGCAGTAGATTCTGCTGCTGCTGTAGTAGATTCTGCCGCAGTTGCCGTAGATTCAGCCGTCGCATTTGTAGAAGAAGCAGTTGAATATGTACCGGATGAAGAACCGGAACAAGTTATTACAGGCGAATTATTATTAGAAGTTTTTGAAGGAATCGAAAGTCAATACGGTAAAAAGCTGGAGAATAATTACAGTGAAAAAATCTCTTTTGACCAAATAAAACCAAATATTCGTTTTGTTAAAAACGGAACCATTCTGCCAAGTTCAAATAATTTAAAACTGAATTTTGAAGCCGTAAATCTTAGTGCAGTAGATGTAAAAGTGTATAAGATTTACAAAAACAATATTCTGCAATTTCTTCAATATAATGAATTAAACGGCGGGCAAAACCTCAAAAAAGTAGCGCAGCCAATTGCCAAAACAACACTGAATTTAAGGGAAAGCACACTCGTAAATCTGGCAAAATGGAATACGTATGCTTTAGATTTATCTAAAATTATCAAACCGGAACCGGGAGCGATTTACAGAGTTGAGTTTGTTTACAAAAAGAAATATTCATTATACAAATGTGAAACATCAGAAGGAAATGACGATGAAGCTGAGGAAGAAGAAGTTGATGAAAACGACGTAAACTACAGCGGCAATTCGTATGATGATTACTATTATTATGACGACTATAACTGGAGAGAAAGTCAGGACCCTTGTTCAGGTTCTTACTATTACAATGCCAGAATAGCAACCAATATTTTAGCTACAGATTTAGGTGTTATTGCCAAAAGAGGAGAAAATAAATCGTATTTGTTTGCTGTAAATAATATCGTTACAACAGAACCTGTTTCGAATGCAAGAGTGGATCTGTATAATTTCCAACAGCAGAAAATTGGTTCAGAAGCGACAAATAGTGAAGGAATCGCATCTTTCCAATTAGACAAATTCGCTTATTTCGCAATTGTTACTTTAGGCGATCAGTCGACTTATGTGAAACTGGATGACGGACTTTCGTTATCAGTAAGTAATTTTGATGTTGCAGGAGAGACTTTACAAAAAGGATTAAAAGGGTTTATTTACGGAGAAAGAGGCGTTTGGCGTCCGGGAGATAATTTGTATTTGTCATTTATCTTGAATGATGCTGCGAATAAATTACCGAAATCACATCCAATTAAATTCCGATTAAACGATCCGAACGGAAAAACGGTTTATCAAACGGTTCAAAAAACGAATGATCTCAATCATTACGCTTTTACAGTTCCGACAAACCAAGATGCACCAACAGGAAACTGGGAAGCAATGATAAGCGTTGGAGGCGCAAAATTCTATAAGAGTATCAAGATTGAAACAATCAAACCAAATCGTTTGAAAATCAAAAATACGTTTAGCAGAAAAACACTTTCGGCATCGTATCCAAATACAGATAATCTTGAAGTAACTTGGCTTCATGGAGCAATTGCTAAGAATTTGAATGTAGAAATGCAGGCTAAATTCTCGCAGCAAACCACAACTTTTAAAGGGTATGAGAAATATACTTTTGATGATTTAGCTCGTCAATTCAGTACAGAAGAAATAAATGTTTTCTCAGGAAAATTAAATGAAAGTGGAAAAGCTTCGGTAAACATTCAGCCAAGATTGCAGGGCCAGGCTCCGGGAATGCTTCGCGCTTCCTTCATTACAAAAGTATATGAAGAAGGAGGAGATTTTAGTACAGATGTAATGTCAACGACATATTCTCCGTACAAAACCTATGTTGGACTTAAAACGCCTGAATTGAATAAATACAGTATGCTTGAAACGAGAACAAACAATCGTTTTGAGGTTGTGACTGTTGACGAAAACGGAAGACCAAAATCGGTTAGAAATCTTGAAGTACGAGTTTATAAAGTAGACTGGAGATGGTGGTGGGATTCATCAAGCGATAATTTATCAAATTATAACTCTTCCAATGCAACGACTTCATACAAAACGTTTGTAATCAATACCGATTCAAGCGGAAAAGGAAGTTTCCAATTCTCGTTGACAGATGAAGAATGGGGACGTTACTTAATTCGTGTTGCTGATCAGGAAGATGGTCACGCGACTTCGTTAACTGTAAATATCGACTGGCCAATTTGGTCCGGAAAAACACGAAACAGAGATGCCTCGACAGCCAATATGTTAGTATTTTCTACCGATAAGAAAAACTATGCAGTGGGTGAAAAAGCACAGATTTCTTTCCCTTCAAGTGAAGGCGGACGTGCATTGATTTCTGTAGAAAACGGATCTAGAGTTGTGAAGACTATTTGGGCAGAAACTAAAAAAGGAGAAACCAAAGTTGAAGTTCCAATTACTGGAGAAATGGCACCGAATGTATATTTCAACATTACGTTATTACAGCCTCATGCTTCGACCAAAAACGATTCGCCAATTCGTATGTACGGAATTGTTCCAATTGAAGTCGTAGATAAAAATACCATTTTAGCGCCAACAATTGAAATGCCGGATGTACTGCGGCCAGAACAGCCATTTACGGTAAAAGTAGGCGAGAAATCAGGTAAAGAAATGACCTATACCATCGCAGTTGTCGATGAAGGACTTCTGGATTTAACTCGTTTTAAAACACCAAATGCATGGGAAAGTTTCTACGTTCGTGAAGCTTTAGGTGTAAAAACCTGGGACATTTACGATGATGTAATTGGCGCTTACGGCGGAAAAATAAACCAGATTTTCAGTATTGGTGGTGACCAGGATTTAGGTGGTGGAAAAGCTAAAAAAGCAAACCGTTTTAAACCAGTTGTATTGTATTACGGGCCATTTAAATTAGGAAAAGGAGATACGAAATCACATCAGCTAAAACTGCCAAAATACATTGGTTCTGTTCGAACAATGGTGGTGGCAGGAGATGCAAATACAAGCGCTTACGGAAGTGTTGAAAAAGCAACACAAGTTAAGAGTCCGTTGATGGTTTTGGCTTCGTTACCAAGAAAAATTTCACCATCAGAAAAAGTAACGCTTCCTGTAACCGTTTTTGCAACTGAAAGTAAAATCAAAAATGTTTCGGTTCAGGTAAAAACAAGCAACGGATTAAAAGTTGTGGGAAGCGCGGTTCAAAGATTGAATTTTGCGCAGCCAGATGAGAAAATGGCATACTTTAATTTGGTTGTAGGATCTGCAACGGGAATTGCAAAAGTTCAGGTAATCGCGACATCTGGAAGTGAGAAATCAGTGTATGATGTTGAAATCGATATGACGAACCCGAATCCAGTTACGAGTACTTTTACCGATGTTGTTTTAACGCCAAATAGCACTAAAACAATTTCATGGAAAACATTTGGAATCGCTGGAAGCAACAAAGCAAGATTGGAAGTTTCGTCAATGCCGTCTATGAACTTGAACGGAAGATTACAATTCTTGATTCAGTACCCGCATGGATGTGTGGAGCAGACCACTTCATCAGTTTTCCCACAATTGTATTTAGGTGATGTAGCTGATATTGATGCAAAACGTAAAGACTTGATTCAGAAAAATATTGCTGCCGGAATTGCGAGATTGGGTAATTTCCAATTATCAAACGGCGGTCTGCCTTACTGGCAGGGAAATGCAATTGCAGACGATTGGGGAACTTCTTACGCTGGCCATTTCTTAATTGAAGCAGAGAAAAAAGGATATGTATTGCCAATTAATTTCAAATCAAAATGGTTGTCATATCAACAAAAAGAAGCGAAACAATGGCGTTTTGAACCGAAATACGGAAATGATTTAGCACAGGCCTATCGTTTATATACTTTGGCTTTGGCAGGAAACGCCGACTTATCAGCAATGAACAGATTGAGAGAAACAAAAGGCATTTCGAATGAAAGTATGCTTCGTTTGGCTGCGGCGTATGTTTTAGCAGGTCAAAAATCAGCTGGACAAAGTTTGTTCTTGAAAACCAGTATCGACGGAAGTTCAGATGGTTATAGTTATTACTATTATGGTTCAAGCGAAAGAAACAGAGCAATGGCTTTAGAGACGCTTCTTCTTTTAGATCAAAAACAAAAAGCATTTGTAACAGCAGCGAAATTAGCCAAAGAAATGTCGGCTAATCAATGGATGAGTACACAGACAACAGCTTATTGCTTGTACGCAATGTCGAAATTTGCAGTGAGCAATGGTCCAAAAGGAATCAATATCCAATTTAGTAAAAACGGAAAAGGAGAAACCATAAATACAGGAAAATCGGTTGCAGACCGCAGTTTGTCTGTTGCTTCCGGAACAAATAGTATTACACTGAAAAACAACAAAGCCAATACGGTTTATGTTCGTGTATTAAACACCGGAATTCTGCCAATCGGACAAGAAAATGCAGTTCAAAGCGATGTTACAGCTTCGATTGTTTTCAAAAACAGAAAAGGAAGTGTTATAGATGTTTCAAGAATCAATCAGGGAACTGAATTTGTTGCCGAGGTTACCATTAAAAACCAAAGAGGAGAAAGCATTCAAAATGTGGCATTATCGCAAATTCTGCCTTCAGGATTCGAAATTGTAAATACGCGTTTCACTGATTACGGAGATGCGGTAAATAACATTGCCGATTATATTGATATTAGAGACGACAGAACGAATTTCTATTTCGGAATGAAAGCGAGAGAAACAAAAGTTTTCCGTATTCTGTTGAACGCATCGTATTTAGGAAATTATTACCTGCCAGGATTACAATGTGAAGCGATGTATGATAATACATTCTTAGCAAGAACAAAAGGATTCTGGGTTGAGGTTGTGAAATAA
- a CDS encoding nucleoside deaminase, translating to MINPFTDEYFMKKALQEAEMAFDKGEIPVGAIIVVADKVIARSHNLTELLNDVTAHAEMQSITAAANFLGGKYLKDCTLYVTLEPCQMCAGALYWSQISKIVFGARDEQRGFLNMGTKLHPKTTVVSGVMANEAADLMKRFFLERRK from the coding sequence ATGATAAATCCTTTTACCGACGAATACTTTATGAAAAAAGCTTTACAGGAAGCTGAAATGGCTTTTGATAAAGGCGAAATTCCTGTTGGTGCCATTATTGTAGTTGCTGATAAGGTAATTGCAAGAAGTCACAATTTAACCGAATTATTAAATGATGTGACGGCTCATGCGGAAATGCAGTCGATAACCGCTGCAGCAAACTTTCTTGGCGGGAAATATTTAAAAGATTGTACGCTTTACGTAACGCTTGAACCTTGTCAGATGTGTGCAGGAGCTTTGTATTGGAGTCAGATTTCAAAAATTGTTTTTGGAGCACGCGACGAGCAGCGTGGCTTTTTGAATATGGGAACAAAACTGCATCCTAAAACCACCGTTGTTTCTGGTGTAATGGCAAACGAAGCAGCCGATTTAATGAAACGTTTTTTTCTTGAAAGACGTAAATGA